From a region of the Ovis aries strain OAR_USU_Benz2616 breed Rambouillet chromosome 2, ARS-UI_Ramb_v3.0, whole genome shotgun sequence genome:
- the LOC101119531 gene encoding olfactory receptor 13C2, which yields MEWENQTILVEFFLKGLSGYPRLELLFYVLVLIMYVVILLGNGTLILISILDSHLHTPMYFFLGNLSFLDICYTTVSIPPMLVSFLSEKKTISFSGCAVQMFLGLAMGTTECVLLGMMAFDRYVAICNPLRYSVIMSKGSYVPMAAGSWIIGVVNSTVQTGCVVQLPFCRNNVINHFTCEILAVMKLACADISGNEFIMLVATTLFIMTPLLLIIISYTLIIISILRIRSSEGRSKVFSTCSAHLTVVIIFYGTILFMYMKPKSTEILNSDDMDATDKLVSVFYGVMTPMINPLIYSLRNKDVKEAVKHLLRRKIFDK from the coding sequence atggaatgggaaaaccAAACCATTCTGGTGGAATTTTTTCTGAAGGGGCTTTCTGGTTATCCAAGGCTTGAATTACTCTTTTATGTGCTTGTCTTAATAATGTATGTGGTCATCCTTCTGGGAAATGGTACCCTTATTCTCATCAGCATCTTAGACTCCCACCTTCACACCCCTATGTACTTCTTCCTGGGGAACCTCTCCTTCCTGGACATCTGCTACACCACTGTCTCCATTCCCCCTATGCTGGTGAGCttcctttcagaaaaaaagaccatctccttctctggctgtgctgtgcaAATGTTCCTTGGCTTGGCCATGGGGACAACAGAGTGTGTGCTCCTGGGCATGATGGCCTTTGATCGGTATGTGGCTATTTGCAACCCTCTAAGATATTCTGTCATCATGAGCAAGGGTTCCTATGTGCCCATGGCAGCTGGCTCCTGGATCATAGGAGTTGTAAACTCTACAGTACAAACTGGGTGTGTAGTGCAGTTGCCCTTCTGCAGGAATAATGTCATCAATCATTTCACCTGTGAAATTCTGGCTGTCATGAAATTGGCCTGTGCTGATATCTCAGGTAATGAGTTCATCATGCTTGTGGCCACAACCTTATTCATAATGACACCATTATTGTTAATCATTATCTCTTACACATTAATTATTATCAGCATCCTCAGAATTCGCTCTTCTGAGGGGAGAAGCAAAGTCTTCTCTACCTGCTCAGCCCACTTGACTGTGGTGATAATATTCTATGGAACCATTCTCTTCATGTACATGAAGCCCAAGTCTACAGAGATACTTAATTCAGATGACATGGATGCTACTGACAAACTTGTATCTGTGTTCTATGGAGTGATGACTCCTATGATTAATCCTTTAATTTATAGTCTCAGGAACAAGGATGTGAAGGAAGCAGTAAAACATTTACTGAGAAGAAAAATTTTTGATAAGTAA